In Zhaonella formicivorans, one DNA window encodes the following:
- a CDS encoding 4Fe-4S dicluster domain-containing protein, whose amino-acid sequence MLGVKKNNLNNFLEKISSGYQLFVPAEVEGTTRFTAYQAGVQLALERNTVVPPKELFFPQTEHMYCYKAHKQEAAVEEIAAACEPRVLFGARPCDVQSLAVLDDVFLTKGYEDLFYKNKRENTLVIALGCRKPEPTCFCSSLGVDPSGTELADVMAWDAGEALVFEAKSDKGKKFLEENSAQLEDLAGVTQPTAECTMVLQVEGLTAKLQKMFEHSLWNEICKKCLNCGTCTYLCPTCHCFDIQGKTRGESGVKFRCWDSCMYQEYTLMAGGHNPRPSKKERVRQRFLHKLQYIPERYGKWGCVGCGRCVVKCPVNVDITRIIKQIGEVSLDA is encoded by the coding sequence ATGCTTGGCGTAAAAAAGAACAATCTCAACAACTTTTTGGAGAAAATCAGTTCCGGCTATCAGCTTTTTGTTCCTGCTGAGGTGGAAGGTACTACGCGCTTTACTGCATATCAGGCAGGCGTACAGTTAGCTCTGGAGCGGAATACGGTTGTTCCCCCGAAAGAGCTGTTCTTCCCGCAGACAGAGCACATGTATTGCTATAAAGCTCATAAACAAGAAGCTGCGGTGGAGGAAATTGCTGCGGCCTGTGAGCCCAGAGTGCTTTTTGGGGCCAGACCCTGTGATGTACAGAGCTTAGCAGTGTTGGATGACGTGTTTTTAACCAAAGGTTATGAAGACCTGTTCTATAAAAACAAGAGGGAAAATACACTGGTAATTGCTTTAGGTTGCCGTAAACCGGAACCAACTTGTTTTTGCAGTTCCCTGGGAGTAGATCCTTCCGGGACCGAATTGGCGGATGTAATGGCATGGGATGCCGGCGAGGCATTGGTTTTTGAAGCAAAATCAGACAAAGGCAAGAAGTTCCTGGAAGAAAACTCTGCGCAATTGGAAGATTTGGCCGGCGTGACGCAGCCTACGGCGGAATGTACCATGGTTTTGCAGGTTGAAGGCTTGACTGCTAAGCTGCAGAAGATGTTTGAGCACAGCCTGTGGAATGAAATCTGCAAAAAGTGCCTGAACTGTGGGACATGCACTTATCTTTGCCCTACTTGCCACTGTTTTGACATTCAAGGGAAAACGAGAGGGGAGAGCGGTGTCAAGTTTCGCTGCTGGGATTCCTGCATGTATCAGGAGTATACTTTAATGGCCGGCGGTCACAATCCAAGACCCAGCAAGAAGGAGCGGGTCAGACAGCGTTTCCTGCACAAGCTGCAGTATATTCCTGAGAGGTACGGGAAGTGGGGCTGCGTCGGCTGTGGACGCTGCGTTGTCAAGTGTCCGGTCAATGTGGACATTACGCGGATTATCAAGCAAATAGGGGAGGTGAGCCTGGATGCCTAA
- a CDS encoding 4Fe-4S binding protein, translated as MFAITEQMRKLAKELLEKGEVQYIIGWEKGTFWYNSTPVFISKPEEADKLVWDEYCAANLASYLLDDRYPQGKIGIFVKGCDSRGVNRLVQDKQVKRENLFLIGLPCPGMKSAKKAPLLGQEKASEVPLEEKCTYCTHHNPVVYDMLLGEKVALDEVAVTAEVERFAGVEEIEKMTPDEKYEFWTKQYSRCIRCYACRNVCPACNCTVCCFDQGQTWLERDVTPTGNQVYGIIRAFHVAGRCIECGECERVCPMGVPIMKLNRKIAKDIVELFGEYEAGLDTETLPPLGLYKAEDPEEFM; from the coding sequence ATGTTTGCAATAACCGAACAGATGCGTAAACTGGCCAAGGAGCTGCTGGAGAAGGGTGAAGTGCAGTACATTATTGGCTGGGAAAAAGGAACTTTTTGGTATAATTCCACTCCCGTGTTTATTTCCAAGCCCGAAGAGGCAGATAAACTAGTTTGGGATGAATACTGCGCGGCAAACCTTGCTTCTTATTTGCTGGATGACCGTTATCCCCAAGGGAAAATAGGGATCTTTGTCAAGGGATGCGACTCCAGGGGAGTCAACAGGCTGGTACAGGATAAACAGGTCAAAAGGGAAAATCTCTTCCTGATTGGTTTGCCGTGCCCGGGAATGAAGAGCGCAAAGAAGGCTCCCCTGCTTGGACAGGAAAAAGCCTCTGAAGTGCCGCTGGAAGAAAAATGCACTTACTGCACCCATCATAACCCGGTAGTATATGACATGCTGCTGGGGGAAAAGGTGGCACTGGATGAGGTTGCGGTAACAGCAGAAGTGGAGCGTTTTGCCGGAGTGGAAGAAATTGAAAAGATGACGCCTGATGAGAAATACGAATTTTGGACCAAGCAATACTCTCGCTGCATCCGGTGCTATGCCTGCCGCAATGTTTGTCCGGCTTGCAACTGTACAGTTTGCTGTTTCGATCAGGGCCAAACATGGCTGGAGAGGGATGTAACTCCTACAGGCAACCAAGTCTATGGCATTATCAGGGCCTTTCACGTGGCGGGCAGATGCATAGAATGCGGTGAATGTGAGCGGGTTTGCCCCATGGGAGTTCCGATCATGAAATTGAACCGTAAAATTGCTAAAGACATTGTAGAGCTGTTCGGTGAATATGAGGCCGGACTTGATACCGAGACATTACCTCCTCTTGGTCTTTACAAAGCTGAAGACCCGGAAGAGTTTATGTAG
- a CDS encoding hydrogenase iron-sulfur subunit — MSVEQGQEKAWEPKIVAFSCHWCAYAGADLAGLNRLQYPPNVRMVRVPCSGRVNPQFVLRAFQRGADAVLVAGUHPGDCHYVSGNYFTRRRYLIMQRVLEYMGIDPQRFQARWVSGSEAAKFAQIVAQLAEDIKALGPNRKLRDA; from the coding sequence ATGTCTGTAGAACAAGGCCAAGAGAAGGCATGGGAGCCTAAAATCGTAGCTTTTTCCTGCCACTGGTGTGCCTATGCGGGGGCTGATCTGGCCGGGCTGAACCGCCTCCAGTATCCTCCCAACGTCAGAATGGTCAGGGTTCCCTGCTCCGGGCGGGTTAATCCCCAATTTGTTTTAAGAGCTTTTCAAAGAGGGGCAGATGCTGTACTAGTGGCCGGCTGACACCCTGGTGACTGTCACTATGTTAGTGGCAATTATTTTACCAGGCGCCGCTATCTTATTATGCAGCGGGTCTTAGAATACATGGGCATAGATCCCCAAAGATTCCAGGCCAGGTGGGTTTCCGGCTCGGAAGCGGCCAAATTTGCGCAGATAGTAGCCCAACTGGCTGAAGATATCAAGGCCCTTGGGCCGAACAGGAAGTTGAGGGATGCTTAA
- a CDS encoding CoB--CoM heterodisulfide reductase iron-sulfur subunit A family protein, protein MKRVGVFVCHCGTNIAATVDVKKVAGVAGELQDVVFSTDYTYMCSEPGQDLLKKATVEHKLDRCVVACCTPRLHEPTFRKAFSTVGGNPFLVEIANIREQCAWVHKDREKATAKAHDLVRMAVAKVRRNQPLSISTIPITRRVLVIGAGIAGMQAALDVADAGYEVVLLDREPTIGGKMVQLDKTFPTLDCSAUISTPKMVAAAQHPNIKLMTYSEVEAVNGYVGNFEVTIRKKARMVDESKCTGCGICQEKCPGKAVSEFEEGLANRKAIFTPFPQAVPNIPVLDKPNCRLFTKGKCGVCQKVCPAGAIDYEQQDQVLTEKFGAIIMATGYDLFAWQEVYGEYGYGKYPDVITGLQFERMNNASGYTGGKIVRPSDGKEPKTVVFIKCVGSRDEAKGKSYCSRACCMYTAKHAHQVLEKIPDSNAIVFYMDIRTPGKAYEEFYQRSVHEGALYIRGRVSKVYQQGDKLIVKGEDTLLGQPVEVEADLVVLATAMVPSKGAKEIAKIVGISTDQDGFFQEAHPKLRPVETHTAGVFVAGACQGPKDIPDTVAQASAAAVKVCSLFSKEEMATDPMIASVDPAICSGCGMCVPVCPYKAIELVTITERVHGRQVERKVASVNSGLCQGCGACNVACRASAINVKGFTDDQILAEVDAVCL, encoded by the coding sequence ATGAAACGGGTAGGTGTTTTTGTTTGTCACTGCGGCACCAATATTGCGGCAACTGTTGATGTGAAAAAAGTAGCAGGGGTTGCCGGGGAACTGCAGGACGTTGTGTTTAGCACAGACTATACCTACATGTGCTCTGAGCCAGGTCAGGATTTGCTAAAAAAAGCAACCGTGGAACATAAATTAGACCGCTGTGTTGTAGCCTGCTGCACTCCCAGACTGCATGAACCTACTTTCAGGAAAGCGTTCAGCACTGTGGGAGGCAATCCTTTTTTGGTAGAGATTGCCAATATTCGGGAACAGTGCGCTTGGGTACATAAAGACCGGGAAAAGGCGACAGCCAAAGCACACGACCTGGTTAGAATGGCAGTGGCTAAAGTCCGCCGGAATCAGCCTCTAAGCATTTCAACGATTCCCATCACCAGGAGGGTTTTGGTGATTGGGGCCGGCATTGCAGGCATGCAGGCGGCCCTTGATGTGGCTGATGCGGGCTACGAAGTGGTACTGTTGGACAGGGAGCCAACTATTGGAGGGAAGATGGTCCAGTTGGATAAAACATTCCCAACTCTGGACTGCTCCGCCTGAATTAGCACACCTAAAATGGTTGCTGCGGCGCAGCACCCTAACATTAAACTGATGACTTATTCCGAAGTGGAAGCGGTCAACGGCTATGTAGGCAACTTTGAAGTTACAATCAGGAAAAAAGCACGGATGGTGGATGAAAGCAAGTGTACGGGCTGTGGCATTTGCCAGGAAAAATGTCCGGGCAAAGCTGTCAGCGAGTTTGAAGAAGGGCTGGCTAACCGTAAAGCTATTTTTACACCGTTCCCCCAAGCAGTTCCTAATATACCGGTGTTAGACAAACCGAACTGCCGTCTTTTTACCAAGGGCAAATGCGGCGTTTGCCAAAAGGTCTGCCCTGCAGGGGCGATTGATTATGAACAGCAGGACCAAGTACTCACTGAAAAATTTGGTGCTATCATTATGGCTACCGGTTATGACCTGTTTGCATGGCAGGAAGTTTACGGAGAATATGGGTACGGCAAATACCCAGATGTAATCACAGGTCTGCAGTTTGAACGGATGAACAATGCTTCCGGTTACACCGGCGGCAAAATTGTTCGCCCTTCCGATGGTAAAGAGCCGAAAACGGTAGTCTTTATTAAATGTGTTGGATCCAGGGATGAGGCCAAGGGCAAGTCTTACTGCTCCAGAGCTTGTTGCATGTATACAGCTAAACATGCTCACCAGGTGCTTGAAAAAATACCTGATTCAAACGCAATTGTATTTTACATGGACATCCGTACGCCGGGTAAGGCATATGAGGAGTTTTACCAGCGCTCTGTCCATGAAGGAGCCCTTTACATTAGGGGCAGGGTATCCAAGGTTTATCAACAGGGAGATAAACTAATTGTCAAAGGCGAGGACACTTTACTGGGCCAGCCGGTGGAAGTGGAAGCAGATTTGGTTGTTTTGGCCACGGCTATGGTACCAAGCAAAGGCGCGAAAGAAATAGCTAAAATTGTGGGCATTTCTACCGACCAGGATGGATTCTTCCAGGAAGCCCATCCCAAGCTGCGCCCCGTGGAAACCCACACTGCCGGTGTCTTTGTGGCAGGAGCCTGCCAGGGGCCCAAGGATATACCTGACACTGTGGCTCAGGCCAGTGCGGCAGCTGTGAAGGTCTGCAGCCTTTTCTCCAAGGAAGAGATGGCTACCGACCCCATGATCGCCAGCGTCGATCCCGCAATCTGCTCCGGCTGCGGCATGTGCGTACCTGTTTGTCCGTACAAAGCAATCGAGTTGGTAACTATAACGGAACGGGTGCACGGGCGCCAGGTAGAGCGGAAAGTAGCCAGCGTAAACAGCGGATTATGCCAGGGCTGCGGCGCTTGTAATGTGGCTTGCCGGGCCAGCGCTATCAACGTCAAAGGATTTACCGATGATCAGATTCTCGCGGAGGTGGATGCAGTATGTCTGTAG
- a CDS encoding CoB--CoM heterodisulfide reductase iron-sulfur subunit B family protein translates to MAYYPGCSLNATGIEYNISAKAVAKHLGLELWEIPDWNCCGASAAHSTNHLLGLALPARNLAIAEKEGLDVAVPCAACFSRMKAAEMAVRQSPDMKQTINELIEMTYNATNHTRNLLDVMANAVGIETIAEKVVKPLSGLKVAAYYGCLLVRPPEIAQFDDAENPMSMDRIIEALGGTPVEWSFKVECCGAGHTTALPEAAAPMLHNIFRNAAENGADCFAVACPLCFLNLDMRQSEIKKKYSAGYNLPVFYFTELMGLAFGYAPKDLGLNKHFVNPMPLLDSKEILRHPSARREEA, encoded by the coding sequence ATGGCTTACTACCCTGGCTGTTCTCTTAATGCCACGGGGATAGAATACAATATTTCCGCCAAAGCGGTGGCCAAGCACTTGGGTTTGGAACTTTGGGAAATCCCAGACTGGAACTGCTGCGGCGCTTCGGCAGCCCATAGCACCAATCATCTTTTGGGACTTGCCCTGCCCGCCAGAAACTTGGCGATTGCGGAAAAGGAAGGCCTGGATGTGGCTGTACCTTGCGCTGCTTGTTTCAGCAGGATGAAAGCGGCCGAAATGGCGGTCAGGCAATCGCCCGACATGAAGCAAACAATTAATGAACTGATTGAAATGACCTATAATGCCACCAACCATACTCGCAACCTGTTGGACGTGATGGCCAATGCAGTTGGCATTGAGACCATCGCCGAAAAGGTAGTTAAACCGTTAAGCGGTCTCAAAGTGGCCGCCTATTATGGCTGCTTGCTGGTAAGACCACCTGAGATAGCTCAGTTTGACGATGCGGAAAATCCAATGAGCATGGACAGAATTATCGAAGCCTTGGGCGGCACTCCGGTGGAATGGTCCTTTAAGGTGGAATGCTGCGGGGCCGGACATACTACTGCTCTGCCTGAAGCGGCTGCACCCATGCTGCATAATATTTTCCGCAATGCAGCGGAAAACGGCGCAGATTGTTTCGCTGTGGCCTGTCCGCTTTGTTTCCTTAATTTGGACATGCGCCAGTCTGAAATTAAAAAGAAATACAGTGCCGGTTACAATTTGCCCGTATTTTATTTCACAGAGCTGATGGGGTTGGCATTCGGGTATGCTCCAAAAGATCTGGGACTAAATAAGCATTTTGTCAATCCGATGCCACTCTTAGACAGTAAAGAGATACTCAGACATCCATCGGCAAGGAGGGAAGAAGCATGA
- a CDS encoding 4Fe-4S dicluster domain-containing protein — MERLELSTALSQSRQFVANLKKASQVDIRDCYQCGKCSAGCPLVSAMDYNPHQILRMLQLGQVDKVLHAKSIWVCAHCATCFARCPKEVDLPRLMEALRIEAKKRGIIKEKTVDLFSDLFLDSVQKYGRVHEMGMIAFYNLKSGQLFKDAMLAPTLLANRKISPFPHKIQGQQAVQKIFAKAKAMGGERL; from the coding sequence ATGGAACGGTTGGAGCTTTCCACTGCGCTGTCCCAAAGCCGGCAATTTGTTGCTAACCTTAAAAAGGCCAGCCAGGTGGACATCAGGGATTGCTATCAGTGCGGAAAGTGCTCAGCAGGCTGCCCGCTGGTGAGCGCAATGGATTATAATCCCCACCAAATACTTCGCATGCTGCAGCTTGGTCAAGTTGACAAGGTGCTGCATGCGAAATCCATCTGGGTTTGCGCCCATTGCGCCACATGTTTCGCACGTTGTCCCAAGGAAGTAGATCTGCCGCGTTTAATGGAGGCGTTGCGCATAGAAGCCAAAAAGAGGGGAATTATCAAGGAGAAAACTGTTGACCTCTTTAGTGATTTGTTCTTGGATTCTGTCCAGAAGTATGGCCGAGTCCATGAAATGGGGATGATAGCTTTTTATAACTTGAAATCGGGCCAGCTTTTCAAAGATGCAATGCTGGCGCCAACTCTTTTGGCCAACAGGAAAATCAGTCCTTTTCCTCATAAGATTCAAGGGCAGCAGGCTGTGCAAAAGATCTTTGCCAAGGCCAAAGCAATGGGGGGTGAACGCCTGTGA
- a CDS encoding DUF1269 domain-containing protein, producing the protein MSKTVVAVFSSRGRAEQAVSSLREAGFNKEISIAAKGEDHKGGRGNTDYFGATMAADAGDGLSDGVAAGGLLGGLAGLAVGAGALVVPGIGPLIAAGPIAGMLSGAATGGIAGGLVDWGIPEAEGRQYEEDVKQGRILVSVQASDNKADEAASILKSQGADRVKTH; encoded by the coding sequence ATGTCAAAAACGGTTGTCGCTGTATTCTCATCACGGGGCAGGGCAGAACAAGCAGTTAGTTCTTTACGGGAAGCAGGGTTTAACAAAGAAATATCCATCGCAGCCAAAGGCGAAGATCACAAGGGAGGCAGGGGCAATACCGACTACTTCGGCGCAACCATGGCTGCTGATGCAGGAGACGGGTTATCCGACGGAGTTGCTGCAGGAGGACTACTTGGGGGATTAGCAGGTTTGGCCGTTGGAGCAGGAGCCTTAGTTGTCCCCGGTATTGGACCCCTAATTGCCGCCGGCCCCATAGCCGGGATGCTCTCTGGTGCAGCAACCGGTGGAATCGCCGGTGGGTTGGTTGACTGGGGCATACCTGAAGCCGAAGGAAGGCAGTACGAAGAAGACGTAAAACAAGGTCGCATCCTGGTATCGGTACAGGCAAGCGATAACAAAGCCGATGAAGCTGCCAGCATCTTAAAAAGCCAAGGAGCTGATCGAGTGAAGACCCATTAA
- the fdhD gene encoding formate dehydrogenase accessory sulfurtransferase FdhD, protein MVYKSTKIIRMKGDHRQEEEDVLISEQPLTIYLNDKEIVTLLCTPQHLEELAVGFLISEGLLAGEAQVSIDREKGLAFVTGTENKLMGQTFLKRFITTGCGKGTSFYHFGDIRNKKIGSEVKIPARNLLELMKEMQQHSELYRMTGCVHSAALCTPEMPLVFREDIGRHNAVDKIVGRCRLDGVDIADKLLLTSGRLSSEIVLKVAKIGVPVLASRSAPSDLAVYYAKELGLTLVGFVRGMRMNVYSHAERII, encoded by the coding sequence ATGGTCTATAAGTCCACAAAGATTATCAGGATGAAAGGTGATCATCGGCAAGAAGAGGAAGATGTGTTAATTTCCGAGCAACCCTTAACTATTTACCTAAATGACAAGGAAATTGTGACCTTGCTCTGCACCCCGCAGCACCTGGAGGAACTAGCAGTTGGTTTCTTGATTTCCGAAGGGCTCTTGGCCGGAGAGGCTCAGGTCAGCATTGACCGGGAGAAAGGCCTGGCCTTTGTCACCGGCACGGAAAACAAGCTGATGGGACAGACTTTTTTAAAGAGGTTTATAACCACCGGATGTGGAAAAGGAACTTCTTTTTATCATTTCGGCGACATACGCAACAAAAAAATTGGCTCGGAGGTGAAAATCCCCGCCAGGAATTTGCTTGAACTGATGAAAGAAATGCAGCAGCATTCCGAACTATACCGGATGACCGGATGCGTGCACAGCGCGGCGCTGTGCACACCTGAAATGCCGCTGGTTTTCAGGGAGGATATCGGTCGGCATAATGCAGTCGACAAGATAGTAGGTCGCTGCAGGTTGGATGGGGTGGACATCGCTGATAAGCTGCTCCTAACAAGTGGCAGGTTGTCTTCGGAGATAGTGCTCAAAGTGGCTAAAATTGGCGTTCCGGTACTTGCTTCCCGTTCAGCGCCTTCTGATTTAGCGGTGTATTATGCTAAGGAGTTGGGTTTAACTTTGGTAGGCTTTGTCCGCGGGATGAGGATGAATGTGTACAGTCACGCAGAGCGAATCATTTAG
- a CDS encoding Ku protein — protein sequence MRSMWKGAISFGLVTIPVKLFTATESKEIKFNYLHDECKTPIRYQKFCPTCERELNSEEIVRGYEYEKGRYVILKDEDFEKLPLDSIKSIQILDFVNLQEIDPIYFMKAYFLAPGDFGTKAYKLLYQALEETGKIAIAKVFLRTKENLATLRVYQNCLLLETMFYPDEVRNPAVIPELQGLEVAIHENELKMAKSLIDNLTAKFDPAKYTSDYRKALTELIEAKINDNQIEEVQRTETAAKIVDLMEALKASVKATEAARKPKSPKRKGKKATV from the coding sequence ATGCGCAGCATGTGGAAAGGAGCCATTTCCTTCGGCCTTGTAACCATACCGGTAAAACTATTTACGGCTACGGAAAGCAAAGAGATCAAATTCAACTATTTACATGATGAATGTAAAACCCCAATCCGCTATCAGAAATTTTGCCCCACCTGCGAAAGAGAGTTGAATTCGGAAGAAATTGTGCGCGGTTACGAATACGAAAAAGGCAGGTATGTAATTTTAAAAGATGAAGATTTTGAAAAGCTCCCGCTGGATAGCATTAAGTCCATTCAAATCCTGGATTTCGTCAACTTGCAAGAAATTGATCCCATTTATTTTATGAAAGCTTATTTTTTGGCACCCGGTGATTTTGGCACGAAAGCATATAAACTGTTATACCAAGCACTAGAGGAAACAGGCAAAATCGCCATTGCCAAAGTTTTTTTGCGTACCAAGGAAAATCTGGCCACGCTGAGAGTATACCAGAATTGCCTCCTGCTGGAGACCATGTTTTATCCTGATGAGGTAAGGAACCCGGCAGTTATTCCTGAACTACAGGGATTGGAAGTAGCTATTCACGAAAATGAATTAAAAATGGCTAAAAGTTTAATAGACAACTTAACAGCTAAATTTGATCCTGCCAAATATACCAGTGATTACCGCAAAGCGCTCACTGAATTGATTGAAGCTAAAATCAACGACAACCAGATTGAAGAAGTGCAGCGGACGGAAACCGCGGCTAAGATTGTTGATTTAATGGAGGCTTTAAAAGCAAGTGTCAAAGCCACCGAAGCCGCCCGCAAACCCAAGTCACCAAAGCGTAAAGGAAAAAAAGCCACAGTTTAG
- a CDS encoding small, acid-soluble spore protein, alpha/beta type, translating into MAKLMSDALKWELAKELGVDQIVATEGWGGVPSRECGNLVRKAIELAERSMVNSPAGKF; encoded by the coding sequence TTGGCCAAACTGATGTCCGATGCCTTGAAGTGGGAATTAGCCAAAGAGCTTGGTGTAGACCAGATCGTTGCAACAGAAGGATGGGGTGGCGTTCCTTCCAGGGAATGCGGTAACCTGGTCAGAAAAGCTATCGAGCTGGCAGAACGTAGCATGGTCAATTCTCCTGCAGGTAAATTCTAA
- a CDS encoding methyl-accepting chemotaxis protein, with protein MSLKTKMMLTFSIVTVVIWAATIGYTFPTVSKLLQLAATQGDYTRLFQSFQRNVLIAGTGGTLFSIFVGYIMARLILGPMQRVMDAMKEVEEGNLTVEVSSNTSCELNVLCRTFNGMVQKFTDYVRKMEEVALEIAAVATNLNEIIGEVTTATDSIATTIQSVAADAENQNATVRDTSTIFQQMSQGVEQVAISAGEVSEASKQAANLSERGSHAIDTAVTQMETISQAVNASAHIVTRLGERSREIGLILDSITNIAEQTNLLALNAAIEAARAGEQGRGFAVVAEEVRKLAEQSAAAAKQITEMIKLVQHETEQAVRSMEHGTSEVKNGIKAVGEAGNSFAEIFEVVKKVNRQIEEVSAASQQMAVGGKQAVSAVGNIALVSEKSAAGAQSVAASTQELASVFHEGANAAGKLAKMSAELMAMVHKMKKE; from the coding sequence ATGAGCTTAAAAACCAAAATGATGCTTACCTTTTCCATAGTTACGGTGGTAATTTGGGCAGCAACTATCGGCTACACATTTCCAACGGTAAGCAAGCTTTTGCAATTGGCGGCAACACAAGGCGATTATACACGGCTTTTCCAAAGTTTTCAGCGCAATGTATTGATAGCCGGGACGGGGGGAACCCTCTTTTCTATTTTTGTGGGCTACATTATGGCCCGCTTGATTTTAGGTCCCATGCAGCGCGTGATGGACGCCATGAAAGAAGTTGAAGAGGGCAACTTGACAGTGGAAGTTTCCAGCAATACCAGCTGTGAATTGAATGTGCTCTGCCGCACTTTTAACGGCATGGTACAAAAATTCACAGATTACGTTCGCAAAATGGAAGAGGTTGCCTTAGAAATTGCAGCCGTGGCTACGAATTTAAATGAAATTATAGGAGAGGTAACAACAGCTACCGACAGCATTGCTACAACCATTCAAAGCGTAGCCGCTGACGCTGAGAACCAGAACGCCACCGTCCGGGACACGTCCACAATATTTCAACAGATGTCGCAAGGGGTGGAGCAAGTGGCTATCAGTGCCGGAGAAGTGTCCGAGGCGTCGAAGCAGGCTGCTAACCTTTCTGAGCGGGGCAGCCATGCTATCGATACGGCTGTCACCCAGATGGAAACCATCAGCCAGGCAGTAAATGCCTCGGCGCACATAGTGACCCGGTTGGGGGAAAGATCGAGGGAAATCGGGCTTATTCTGGATTCCATAACCAATATTGCGGAGCAAACAAATTTGCTGGCTTTAAATGCGGCAATTGAAGCGGCCAGAGCCGGAGAGCAGGGTAGGGGCTTTGCCGTTGTGGCCGAGGAAGTGCGAAAATTAGCCGAACAGTCGGCAGCGGCAGCTAAGCAAATTACGGAAATGATTAAGCTGGTGCAGCACGAAACCGAGCAGGCCGTTCGTTCCATGGAGCATGGTACATCTGAGGTTAAAAACGGCATCAAAGCAGTTGGTGAAGCAGGTAATTCCTTTGCTGAAATTTTTGAAGTGGTGAAAAAAGTAAACAGACAGATCGAGGAAGTTTCCGCTGCCAGCCAGCAAATGGCAGTGGGTGGAAAGCAGGCTGTCAGTGCTGTAGGTAATATTGCCCTGGTTTCGGAAAAATCGGCTGCAGGCGCCCAATCGGTGGCAGCATCGACCCAGGAATTGGCCTCGGTGTTTCATGAAGGAGCGAATGCTGCTGGCAAGCTAGCAAAGATGTCTGCAGAGCTAATGGCCATGGTACACAAAATGAAAAAAGAGTAA
- the fliY gene encoding flagellar motor switch phosphatase FliY encodes MNNFLSQEEIDALLNSPGLLNEEPAVPNPEIQVLNDLERDALGEIGNISMGSAATALSQLLNQRVTITTPQIAVTTPEELLNTFEVPYMLIEVNFTEGLTGSNLLVIKVSDAAIIADLMMGGDGTNPNLELTELHASAVGEAMNQMMGSAATSMSTIFQKSVVISPPHITAVNFQQDSINFPWDINEKIVVVSFKMEIGTLINSEIMQILPVPVAKEETGILLGTSSSTSTSDFTETSAPALKAESESTQILSQDEINNLLSDVNSYLSPQPQQNEKIGAVSGDAPKNIELILDVPLNISVILGRTKKPIKEVLNLIPGSIVELEKLADEPVEILVNGTLIAHGEVVVVNENFGVRIIAIDSPVQRLHNLRK; translated from the coding sequence TTGAATAATTTTTTATCCCAAGAAGAAATAGATGCATTGCTCAATTCACCCGGGTTGTTAAATGAGGAACCGGCAGTCCCCAACCCGGAAATTCAGGTACTAAACGATCTGGAAAGAGATGCTCTCGGTGAAATTGGAAATATTTCCATGGGTTCAGCTGCCACGGCCTTATCCCAGTTGCTCAACCAACGGGTTACCATCACGACGCCGCAAATTGCTGTTACAACCCCGGAGGAGTTGCTCAATACCTTTGAAGTCCCCTATATGCTGATTGAAGTAAATTTTACCGAAGGCTTAACCGGCAGCAACCTGTTAGTTATTAAAGTAAGTGATGCTGCAATTATTGCCGATTTAATGATGGGCGGCGACGGGACTAACCCCAATTTGGAATTAACGGAATTGCACGCTAGCGCTGTAGGTGAAGCTATGAACCAGATGATGGGTTCTGCTGCTACTTCCATGAGCACAATTTTTCAAAAATCAGTTGTAATCTCTCCCCCACATATTACGGCAGTTAATTTTCAGCAGGACTCAATAAATTTTCCCTGGGATATCAATGAAAAGATTGTAGTAGTGTCTTTTAAAATGGAAATCGGAACACTGATTAACAGTGAGATTATGCAAATTCTGCCTGTTCCGGTAGCAAAAGAGGAAACAGGCATTTTACTGGGGACAAGCTCTTCCACCTCCACCTCGGATTTCACGGAAACTTCGGCCCCTGCCCTTAAGGCAGAATCAGAGAGCACGCAAATTTTATCCCAGGATGAGATTAACAATTTGTTGTCTGATGTTAACTCTTACCTTAGTCCGCAACCGCAACAGAATGAGAAAATTGGGGCAGTTTCCGGAGATGCTCCTAAAAATATTGAGCTTATCCTTGATGTGCCTTTAAATATCTCAGTAATCTTAGGCAGAACCAAAAAGCCCATTAAAGAGGTGTTAAACCTTATTCCGGGAAGCATTGTGGAATTGGAAAAACTGGCTGACGAACCGGTGGAAATCCTGGTTAATGGGACTTTAATCGCCCATGGGGAGGTGGTTGTAGTTAACGAAAATTTCGGAGTGCGGATAATTGCTATTGACAGTCCTGTGCAAAGACTGCATAACCTGCGCAAATAG